The following are encoded in a window of Hippoglossus hippoglossus isolate fHipHip1 chromosome 23, fHipHip1.pri, whole genome shotgun sequence genomic DNA:
- the mical3b gene encoding protein-methionine sulfoxide oxidase mical3b isoform X5 — MGDEPYQECRAQELFDEFVSASTCRAVLRTFGQLCEHLQMDTSTAERPLYRPIKCRLNYWRANALWAKLDRRAAQQEYLRARVCNNTTCVIIGAGPCGLRTAVELSFMGARVVLLEKRDSFSRNNVLHLWPFTIHDLRGLGAKKFYGKFCASSIDHISIRQLQLVLLKVALLLGVEVHVNVEFKNLVEPPDDQRRKIGWRMEVNPKCHPVNHLEFDVIVGADGRRNTLPGFRRKEFRGKLAIAITANFKNRNTSAEAKVEELSGVAFIFNQRFFQELRQETGIDLENIVYYKDDTHYFVMTAKKQSLLEKRVILQDFAHTEQLLSRGNVDHHALQVYAREAANFSTNHQLPSLDFAMNHYGQPDVAMFDFTCMYASENAGMIRQRQGHQLLVTLVGDSLLEPFWPMGTGVARGFLAALDSAWMIRSWSQGGAPLDVLAERESLYRLLPQTTPENMQKNISVFSVDPTTRYVNVNTHRITPDQVRHLLDTGEEAGLNANCGDIIHMPLPRTLREESAPQTNQLLTWCQEQTRGYRGVAVTDLTTSWKSGLAVCAVIHRCRPDLIDFDALDESLVEENTRLGFDVAEQELGISPLMTVEEMLSVGEPDSLSMVVYLSQFYQLLKDSPPPAGCLSRSSDLRSALVTPASLLSRLGHSPSRKSNPKELKDAAGKRRKTSGLSEEQQESCDGGVDGQMCDNASLCMSTGSRVRLMANQLQAKLDQTLSSSASPHRQGEVLSSVHTASECADAAAQPSSWRPFQGSTESEQNLIQLK, encoded by the exons ATGGGAGACGAGCCTTACCAAGAATGTCGAGCTCAGGAGCTGTTTGATGAGTTTGTGTCGGCGTCGACCTGCAGGGCGGTGCTGCGAACCTTCGGCCAGTTGTGTgaacatctgcagatggacaCCAGCACCGCGGAGAGGCCGCTGTACCGACCAATCAAATGCCGCCTCAATTACTGGAGGGCCAACGCTCTGTGGGCCAAGCTGGACCGAAGGGCTGCACAGCAGGAGTATCTGAGGGCCCGGGTCTGCAACAATACAACG tgtgTGATTATTGGGGCGGGGCCGTGCGGTCTGAGGACGGCGGTGGAGCTGAGCTTCATGGGAGCTCGGGTGGTGCTGCTGGAGAAGAGAGACTCGTTCTCCAGGAACAACGTTCTCCACCTGTGGCCCTTCACCATCCATGACCTACGGGGCCTTGGCGCCAAAAAGTTCTACGGAAAGTTCTGCGCCAGCTCAATCGACCACATCA GTATCCGTCAGCTGCAGCTGGTCCTGCTGAAGGTCGCCTTACTCCTGGGGGTAGAAGTTCATGTCAATGTGGAATTTAAAAACCTGGTGGAGCCGCCGGACGACCAGAGACGCA AGATTGGCTGGAGAATGGAGGTGAATCCAAAGTGTCATCCTGTTAATCATCTGGAGTTTGACGTCATCGTTGGAGCGGATGGACGCAGGAACACGCTGCCAG GTTTCAGACGTAAAGAGTTCAGAGGGAAACTCGCCATCGCCATCACGGCcaactttaaaaacagaaacaccagCGCTGAGGCCAAAGTGGAGGAGCTCAGCGGAGTCGCCTTCATCTTCAACCAGAGGTTCTTCCAGGAGCTTCGACAGGAAACAG GGATCGACCTGGAGAACATTGTCTACTACAAAGACGACACTCACTACTTTGTGATGACAGCGAAGAAACAGAGTCTGTTGGAGAAAAGAGTCATTCTACAG GACTTTGCTCACACTGAGCAGCTCCTTTCACGGGGGAATGTGGACCATCATGCGTTGCAGGTGTACGCCCGCGAGGCTGCCAACTTCTCCACAAATCACCAGCTGCCGTCTCTAGACTTCGCCATGAACCACTATGGTCAGCCTGACGTCGCCATGTTTGACTTTACCTGCATGTACGCATCTGAGAACGCCGGCATGATCCGACAACGCCAGGGACACCAGCTGCTTGTCACACTGGTGGGGGACAGCCTGCTGGAG CCCTTCTGGCCAATGGGAACAGGTGTAGCTCGTGGTTTCCTCGCGGCTCTAGATTCAGCCTGGATGATCAGGAGTTGGTCTCAGGGCGGAGCTCCGCTGGACGTCCTGGCTGAGAG AGAGAGTTTGTATCGTCTCCTCCCTCAGACGACTCCAGAGAACATGCAGAagaacatcagtgttttttctgtggaTCCAACGACACGCTACGTCAATGTCAACACACACCGCATCACACCTgaccag gtgagaCACCTGCTGGACACTGGAGAAGAGGCGGGGCTTAATGCAAACTGTGGTGACATCATCCATATGCCTTTGCCCAGGACACTCAGAGAGG AGTCCGCGCCTCAGACTAATCAGCTGCTGACGTGGTGTCAGGAGCAGACGCGTGGTTACCGGGGCGTAGCTGTGACTGACCTGACTACTTCTTGGAAGAGTGGCCTCGCTGTGTGTGCTGTCATCCACCGATGTCGACCCGATCTCAT AGACTTTGACGCTCTCGATGAGTCGTTGGTAGAAGAAAACACTCGTCTGGGTTTTGACGTCGCAGAACAAGAGTTGGGGATTTCTCCTTTGATGACGGTGGAAGAAATGTTGTCAGTCGGCGAACCGGACTCTCTATCTATGGTCGTTTACCTGAGTCAGTTCTACCAGCTGCTCAAAGATTcaccgccccctgctg GATGTTTGAGTCGGAGCTCAGATCTGAGGTCAGCGCTCGTCactcctgcctccctcctcaGTCGACTCGGACACAGTCCGTCCAGGAAATCGAACCCAAAg GAGCTAAAAGACGCTGCAGGTAAAAGGAGGAAGACCAGTGGACTgagtgaagagcagcaggag TCATGTGACGGGGGCGTCGACGGACAGATGTGTGATAACGCGTCTTTGTGCATGTCCACTGGATCCAGAGTTCGTCTGATGGCCAATCAGCTGCAAGCAAAGCTTGACCAGACGTTATCTTCTTCAGCTTCACCTCACCGG CAGGGGGAGGTGTTGTCCAGTGTCCATACAGCCTCAGAGTGTGCGGATGCTGCTGCCCAGCCGTCGTCATGGAGACCG tttcaggggtcaACAGAGTCAGAGCAGAATCTGATACAGCTGAAGTAA
- the mical3b gene encoding protein-methionine sulfoxide oxidase mical3b isoform X4: MGDEPYQECRAQELFDEFVSASTCRAVLRTFGQLCEHLQMDTSTAERPLYRPIKCRLNYWRANALWAKLDRRAAQQEYLRARVCNNTTCVIIGAGPCGLRTAVELSFMGARVVLLEKRDSFSRNNVLHLWPFTIHDLRGLGAKKFYGKFCASSIDHISIRQLQLVLLKVALLLGVEVHVNVEFKNLVEPPDDQRRKIGWRMEVNPKCHPVNHLEFDVIVGADGRRNTLPGFRRKEFRGKLAIAITANFKNRNTSAEAKVEELSGVAFIFNQRFFQELRQETGIDLENIVYYKDDTHYFVMTAKKQSLLEKRVILQDFAHTEQLLSRGNVDHHALQVYAREAANFSTNHQLPSLDFAMNHYGQPDVAMFDFTCMYASENAGMIRQRQGHQLLVTLVGDSLLEPFWPMGTGVARGFLAALDSAWMIRSWSQGGAPLDVLAERESLYRLLPQTTPENMQKNISVFSVDPTTRYVNVNTHRITPDQVRHLLDTGEEAGLNANCGDIIHMPLPRTLREESAPQTNQLLTWCQEQTRGYRGVAVTDLTTSWKSGLAVCAVIHRCRPDLIDFDALDESLVEENTRLGFDVAEQELGISPLMTVEEMLSVGEPDSLSMVVYLSQFYQLLKDSPPPAGCLSRSSDLRSALVTPASLLSRLGHSPSRKSNPKELKDAAGKRRKTSGLSEEQQESCDGGVDGQMCDNASLCMSTGSRVRLMANQLQAKLDQTLSSSASPHRQGEVLSSVHTASECADAAAQPSSWRPRKRTLQQEQMSFRFKEKIKCQSALIRDEKFPVCCSDVCFFCQQRVYVMERLSAEGLFFHRSCFQCDFCSSSLRLSAYTFDQHAGKFYCLHHYDCRLSTTTARRRPMASDTSASHRTSVASQGSGPSLPSSDSQDWAQDWAERRRSSVCVCLCVCVCVFAAVLACLQKFL; encoded by the exons ATGGGAGACGAGCCTTACCAAGAATGTCGAGCTCAGGAGCTGTTTGATGAGTTTGTGTCGGCGTCGACCTGCAGGGCGGTGCTGCGAACCTTCGGCCAGTTGTGTgaacatctgcagatggacaCCAGCACCGCGGAGAGGCCGCTGTACCGACCAATCAAATGCCGCCTCAATTACTGGAGGGCCAACGCTCTGTGGGCCAAGCTGGACCGAAGGGCTGCACAGCAGGAGTATCTGAGGGCCCGGGTCTGCAACAATACAACG tgtgTGATTATTGGGGCGGGGCCGTGCGGTCTGAGGACGGCGGTGGAGCTGAGCTTCATGGGAGCTCGGGTGGTGCTGCTGGAGAAGAGAGACTCGTTCTCCAGGAACAACGTTCTCCACCTGTGGCCCTTCACCATCCATGACCTACGGGGCCTTGGCGCCAAAAAGTTCTACGGAAAGTTCTGCGCCAGCTCAATCGACCACATCA GTATCCGTCAGCTGCAGCTGGTCCTGCTGAAGGTCGCCTTACTCCTGGGGGTAGAAGTTCATGTCAATGTGGAATTTAAAAACCTGGTGGAGCCGCCGGACGACCAGAGACGCA AGATTGGCTGGAGAATGGAGGTGAATCCAAAGTGTCATCCTGTTAATCATCTGGAGTTTGACGTCATCGTTGGAGCGGATGGACGCAGGAACACGCTGCCAG GTTTCAGACGTAAAGAGTTCAGAGGGAAACTCGCCATCGCCATCACGGCcaactttaaaaacagaaacaccagCGCTGAGGCCAAAGTGGAGGAGCTCAGCGGAGTCGCCTTCATCTTCAACCAGAGGTTCTTCCAGGAGCTTCGACAGGAAACAG GGATCGACCTGGAGAACATTGTCTACTACAAAGACGACACTCACTACTTTGTGATGACAGCGAAGAAACAGAGTCTGTTGGAGAAAAGAGTCATTCTACAG GACTTTGCTCACACTGAGCAGCTCCTTTCACGGGGGAATGTGGACCATCATGCGTTGCAGGTGTACGCCCGCGAGGCTGCCAACTTCTCCACAAATCACCAGCTGCCGTCTCTAGACTTCGCCATGAACCACTATGGTCAGCCTGACGTCGCCATGTTTGACTTTACCTGCATGTACGCATCTGAGAACGCCGGCATGATCCGACAACGCCAGGGACACCAGCTGCTTGTCACACTGGTGGGGGACAGCCTGCTGGAG CCCTTCTGGCCAATGGGAACAGGTGTAGCTCGTGGTTTCCTCGCGGCTCTAGATTCAGCCTGGATGATCAGGAGTTGGTCTCAGGGCGGAGCTCCGCTGGACGTCCTGGCTGAGAG AGAGAGTTTGTATCGTCTCCTCCCTCAGACGACTCCAGAGAACATGCAGAagaacatcagtgttttttctgtggaTCCAACGACACGCTACGTCAATGTCAACACACACCGCATCACACCTgaccag gtgagaCACCTGCTGGACACTGGAGAAGAGGCGGGGCTTAATGCAAACTGTGGTGACATCATCCATATGCCTTTGCCCAGGACACTCAGAGAGG AGTCCGCGCCTCAGACTAATCAGCTGCTGACGTGGTGTCAGGAGCAGACGCGTGGTTACCGGGGCGTAGCTGTGACTGACCTGACTACTTCTTGGAAGAGTGGCCTCGCTGTGTGTGCTGTCATCCACCGATGTCGACCCGATCTCAT AGACTTTGACGCTCTCGATGAGTCGTTGGTAGAAGAAAACACTCGTCTGGGTTTTGACGTCGCAGAACAAGAGTTGGGGATTTCTCCTTTGATGACGGTGGAAGAAATGTTGTCAGTCGGCGAACCGGACTCTCTATCTATGGTCGTTTACCTGAGTCAGTTCTACCAGCTGCTCAAAGATTcaccgccccctgctg GATGTTTGAGTCGGAGCTCAGATCTGAGGTCAGCGCTCGTCactcctgcctccctcctcaGTCGACTCGGACACAGTCCGTCCAGGAAATCGAACCCAAAg GAGCTAAAAGACGCTGCAGGTAAAAGGAGGAAGACCAGTGGACTgagtgaagagcagcaggag TCATGTGACGGGGGCGTCGACGGACAGATGTGTGATAACGCGTCTTTGTGCATGTCCACTGGATCCAGAGTTCGTCTGATGGCCAATCAGCTGCAAGCAAAGCTTGACCAGACGTTATCTTCTTCAGCTTCACCTCACCGG CAGGGGGAGGTGTTGTCCAGTGTCCATACAGCCTCAGAGTGTGCGGATGCTGCTGCCCAGCCGTCGTCATGGAGACCG AGAAAACGAACTCTTCAACAGGAACAGATGAGTTTCCGCTTCAAAGAGAAGATCAAGTGTCAGAGCGCCCTCATCAGGGACGAGAAG TTTCCCGTCTGCTGCAGCGATGTCTGTTTCTTCTGTCAGCAGAGAGTCTACGTGATGGAGCGTCTGAGCGCTGAGGGCTTGTTCTTCCATCGCAGCTGTTTCCagtgtgatttctgcagcagctcgcTCCGACTGTCGGCGTACACCTTCGACCAACACGCCG GGAAGTTTTACTGTCTCCATCACTACGACTGTCGTCTGAGCACCACCACCGCGAGGAGGAGGCCGATGGCGTCTGACACATCAGCTTCACACCGAACGTCTGTG GCGTCTCAGGGCTCAGGcccttccctcccctcctctgacTCTCAGGACTGGGCTCAGGACTGGGCGGAGCGCCGCCGTTCGTCAG tgtgtgtgtgtctctgtgtgtgtgtgtgtgtgtttgcggcCGTGCTGGCGTGTTTGCAGAAGTTTCTGTGA
- the mical3b gene encoding protein-methionine sulfoxide oxidase mical3b isoform X1, giving the protein MGDEPYQECRAQELFDEFVSASTCRAVLRTFGQLCEHLQMDTSTAERPLYRPIKCRLNYWRANALWAKLDRRAAQQEYLRARVCNNTTCVIIGAGPCGLRTAVELSFMGARVVLLEKRDSFSRNNVLHLWPFTIHDLRGLGAKKFYGKFCASSIDHISIRQLQLVLLKVALLLGVEVHVNVEFKNLVEPPDDQRRKIGWRMEVNPKCHPVNHLEFDVIVGADGRRNTLPGFRRKEFRGKLAIAITANFKNRNTSAEAKVEELSGVAFIFNQRFFQELRQETGIDLENIVYYKDDTHYFVMTAKKQSLLEKRVILQDFAHTEQLLSRGNVDHHALQVYAREAANFSTNHQLPSLDFAMNHYGQPDVAMFDFTCMYASENAGMIRQRQGHQLLVTLVGDSLLEPFWPMGTGVARGFLAALDSAWMIRSWSQGGAPLDVLAERESLYRLLPQTTPENMQKNISVFSVDPTTRYVNVNTHRITPDQVRHLLDTGEEAGLNANCGDIIHMPLPRTLREESAPQTNQLLTWCQEQTRGYRGVAVTDLTTSWKSGLAVCAVIHRCRPDLIDFDALDESLVEENTRLGFDVAEQELGISPLMTVEEMLSVGEPDSLSMVVYLSQFYQLLKDSPPPAGCLSRSSDLRSALVTPASLLSRLGHSPSRKSNPKELKDAAGKRRKTSGLSEEQQESCDGGVDGQMCDNASLCMSTGSRVRLMANQLQAKLDQTLSSSASPHRQGEVLSSVHTASECADAAAQPSSWRPRKRTLQQEQMSFRFKEKIKCQSALIRDEKFPVCCSDVCFFCQQRVYVMERLSAEGLFFHRSCFQCDFCSSSLRLSAYTFDQHAGKFYCLHHYDCRLSTTTARRRPMASDTSASHRTSVASQGSGPSLPSSDSQDWAQDWAERRRSSEVSVMAATPERIELENCRRSSTEVGLCEEAELHEISEETLNQFNLNVEQKQEVSSESGSDEEDDRGGHVTSVEVSASLRETLHHLLRRNEDEEEDYDEGSEVENREEFSNLVPQSVSSVAGSDITGSETPVEPYSTLSSLTPPPGTTPSTASFITIPDSTHYEGRDTVVAMETASQQLVPRQWGSFDDISPELPLKKPLPQYETWAWSEEAEAGFDEDVETERGRRRHHLPTPLQGLLQLKGLKEAPHPGQVEVEGGGARALWRAVFSGNKKKEKKRGWSSPPVKTKVTANQRRATDMRGSLTEESNLESSALLQRCSLKPRNNLRLEVFDLTSEIHRVTITEEEEEQEPLYVPHALAFKRSYAIKRHSGRDRLPLQDSDGQSSCRTEVVGVVVELKEPSSLSVKEALFHREREDEDEDLDTKITRRVQRAARRQAKQEQQKRLHKAQMIQRRLQQVEQKQRELEEKGVMVEKALRGEADYYGDSIDCQEVNLHLGGLSRVENPVLMHQWFQLVQQKNSLLRYESELLIFARELELEDRQSRLQQELREKMAVDDHLKGAQQLLEERMMLGEMLEVAQQRDSLVSLLEEQRKQQPQEQQDQKLDLKPGPVTQLILDLGLS; this is encoded by the exons ATGGGAGACGAGCCTTACCAAGAATGTCGAGCTCAGGAGCTGTTTGATGAGTTTGTGTCGGCGTCGACCTGCAGGGCGGTGCTGCGAACCTTCGGCCAGTTGTGTgaacatctgcagatggacaCCAGCACCGCGGAGAGGCCGCTGTACCGACCAATCAAATGCCGCCTCAATTACTGGAGGGCCAACGCTCTGTGGGCCAAGCTGGACCGAAGGGCTGCACAGCAGGAGTATCTGAGGGCCCGGGTCTGCAACAATACAACG tgtgTGATTATTGGGGCGGGGCCGTGCGGTCTGAGGACGGCGGTGGAGCTGAGCTTCATGGGAGCTCGGGTGGTGCTGCTGGAGAAGAGAGACTCGTTCTCCAGGAACAACGTTCTCCACCTGTGGCCCTTCACCATCCATGACCTACGGGGCCTTGGCGCCAAAAAGTTCTACGGAAAGTTCTGCGCCAGCTCAATCGACCACATCA GTATCCGTCAGCTGCAGCTGGTCCTGCTGAAGGTCGCCTTACTCCTGGGGGTAGAAGTTCATGTCAATGTGGAATTTAAAAACCTGGTGGAGCCGCCGGACGACCAGAGACGCA AGATTGGCTGGAGAATGGAGGTGAATCCAAAGTGTCATCCTGTTAATCATCTGGAGTTTGACGTCATCGTTGGAGCGGATGGACGCAGGAACACGCTGCCAG GTTTCAGACGTAAAGAGTTCAGAGGGAAACTCGCCATCGCCATCACGGCcaactttaaaaacagaaacaccagCGCTGAGGCCAAAGTGGAGGAGCTCAGCGGAGTCGCCTTCATCTTCAACCAGAGGTTCTTCCAGGAGCTTCGACAGGAAACAG GGATCGACCTGGAGAACATTGTCTACTACAAAGACGACACTCACTACTTTGTGATGACAGCGAAGAAACAGAGTCTGTTGGAGAAAAGAGTCATTCTACAG GACTTTGCTCACACTGAGCAGCTCCTTTCACGGGGGAATGTGGACCATCATGCGTTGCAGGTGTACGCCCGCGAGGCTGCCAACTTCTCCACAAATCACCAGCTGCCGTCTCTAGACTTCGCCATGAACCACTATGGTCAGCCTGACGTCGCCATGTTTGACTTTACCTGCATGTACGCATCTGAGAACGCCGGCATGATCCGACAACGCCAGGGACACCAGCTGCTTGTCACACTGGTGGGGGACAGCCTGCTGGAG CCCTTCTGGCCAATGGGAACAGGTGTAGCTCGTGGTTTCCTCGCGGCTCTAGATTCAGCCTGGATGATCAGGAGTTGGTCTCAGGGCGGAGCTCCGCTGGACGTCCTGGCTGAGAG AGAGAGTTTGTATCGTCTCCTCCCTCAGACGACTCCAGAGAACATGCAGAagaacatcagtgttttttctgtggaTCCAACGACACGCTACGTCAATGTCAACACACACCGCATCACACCTgaccag gtgagaCACCTGCTGGACACTGGAGAAGAGGCGGGGCTTAATGCAAACTGTGGTGACATCATCCATATGCCTTTGCCCAGGACACTCAGAGAGG AGTCCGCGCCTCAGACTAATCAGCTGCTGACGTGGTGTCAGGAGCAGACGCGTGGTTACCGGGGCGTAGCTGTGACTGACCTGACTACTTCTTGGAAGAGTGGCCTCGCTGTGTGTGCTGTCATCCACCGATGTCGACCCGATCTCAT AGACTTTGACGCTCTCGATGAGTCGTTGGTAGAAGAAAACACTCGTCTGGGTTTTGACGTCGCAGAACAAGAGTTGGGGATTTCTCCTTTGATGACGGTGGAAGAAATGTTGTCAGTCGGCGAACCGGACTCTCTATCTATGGTCGTTTACCTGAGTCAGTTCTACCAGCTGCTCAAAGATTcaccgccccctgctg GATGTTTGAGTCGGAGCTCAGATCTGAGGTCAGCGCTCGTCactcctgcctccctcctcaGTCGACTCGGACACAGTCCGTCCAGGAAATCGAACCCAAAg GAGCTAAAAGACGCTGCAGGTAAAAGGAGGAAGACCAGTGGACTgagtgaagagcagcaggag TCATGTGACGGGGGCGTCGACGGACAGATGTGTGATAACGCGTCTTTGTGCATGTCCACTGGATCCAGAGTTCGTCTGATGGCCAATCAGCTGCAAGCAAAGCTTGACCAGACGTTATCTTCTTCAGCTTCACCTCACCGG CAGGGGGAGGTGTTGTCCAGTGTCCATACAGCCTCAGAGTGTGCGGATGCTGCTGCCCAGCCGTCGTCATGGAGACCG AGAAAACGAACTCTTCAACAGGAACAGATGAGTTTCCGCTTCAAAGAGAAGATCAAGTGTCAGAGCGCCCTCATCAGGGACGAGAAG TTTCCCGTCTGCTGCAGCGATGTCTGTTTCTTCTGTCAGCAGAGAGTCTACGTGATGGAGCGTCTGAGCGCTGAGGGCTTGTTCTTCCATCGCAGCTGTTTCCagtgtgatttctgcagcagctcgcTCCGACTGTCGGCGTACACCTTCGACCAACACGCCG GGAAGTTTTACTGTCTCCATCACTACGACTGTCGTCTGAGCACCACCACCGCGAGGAGGAGGCCGATGGCGTCTGACACATCAGCTTCACACCGAACGTCTGTG GCGTCTCAGGGCTCAGGcccttccctcccctcctctgacTCTCAGGACTGGGCTCAGGACTGGGCGGAGCGCCGCCGTTCGTCAG AAGTTTCTGTGATGGCGGCGACGCCCGAGAGAATCGAGCTCGAAAACTGCAGACGAAGCTCGACCGAGGTGGGGCTTTGCGAGGAGGCGGAGCTCCATGAGATCTCAGAGGAGACGTTGAACCAGTTCAACCTGAACGTGgagcagaaacaggaagtgag ttcagaGTCTGGGAGCGATGAGGAAGATGATCgaggaggtcatgtgacctcaGTGGAGGTCAGCGCTTCATTGAGGGAAACTCTGCATCACCTCCTCAGGAgaaatgaggatgaagaggaggattaTGACGAAGGCAGTGAGGTGGAGAACA GGGAGGAGTTTTCTAATCTCGTCCCTCAGAGCGTCTCCTCagtggcaggaagtgacatcacaggGTCTGAAACACCTGTGGAGCCTTACTCCACACTTTCATCATTGACTCCGCCCCCTGGTACCACGCCCTCCACCGCTTCCTTTATCACCATACCTGACTCCACCCACTATGAGGGCAGAGACACTGTGGTCGCAATGGAAACAGCCAGTCAGCAACTTGTGCCCCGACAGTGgggctcctttgatgacatcaGCCCTGAACTACCACTGAAGAAACCCCTCCCCCAATATGAAACATGGGCGTGGTCAGAAGAAGCTGAGGCAGGGTTTGATGAGGACGTAGAGACAgaaagggggaggaggagacatcaCCTCCCCACCCCTCTGCAGGGCCTCCTCCAGCTGAAGGGGCTCAAGGAGGCTCCGCACCCtggacaggtggaggtggaaggAGGCGGAGCCAGAGCTCTGTGGAGGGCGGTGTTCTCCGGAaacaagaagaaggagaagaagaggggcTGGAGTTCACCTCCAGTAAAGACAAAGgttacagccaatcagaggagagctACAG ATATGAGAGGAAGTCTGACTGAAGAGTCAAATCTGGAATCATCAGCGCTGCTGCAACGATGTTCGCTAAAACCCAGGAACAAC CTGCGTCTGGAGGTGTTCGACCTCACGTCTGAAATTCACAGAGTCACAATAacggaagaggaggaggaacaggag CCGTTGTATGTTCCACATGCTCTGGCTTTCAAACGATCATACGCCATCAAG AGACACTCTGGGAGAGACAGACTCCCCCTGCAGGACTCTGATGGCCAGTCCTCTTGTCGCACTGAGGTTGTCGGGGTCGTAGTTGAGCTGAAGGAGCCGTCCAGTCTGAGCGTGAAGGAGGCCTTGTTccacagagagcgagaggacGAAGATGAAGACCTGGACACGAAAATCACCAGACGAGTTCAGAGAGCTGCTCGACGACAAGCGAAACAGGAACAACAGAAGAGACTTCACAAGGCTCAG atGATCCAGAGACGTCTTCAGCAGGttgaacagaaacaaagagaactgGAGGAGAAAGGAGTGATGGTGGAGAAAGCTCTGAGAGGAGAGGCTg ATTACTATGGAGACTCTATCGACTGTCAAGAAGTCAACCTTCATCTCGGAG ggcTGAGTCGTGTGGAGAACCCGGTTCTGATGCATCAGTGGTTCCAGCTCGTTCAGCAGAAGAATTCTTTGCTTCGATATGAATCTGAACTCCTCATATT TGCTcgggagctggagctggaggatcGTCAGAGTCGTCTGCAGCAGGAGCTCAGAGAGAAAATGGCCGTTGACG ACCACCTGAAGGGGgcgcagcagctgctggaggagcgTATGATGTTGGGGGAGATGTTGGAGGTGGCGCAGCAGAGAGACTCTCTAGTGTccctgctggaggagcagagaaagcagcagccacaggaaCAGCAGGACCAGAAACTGGACCTGAAACCAGGACCTGTGACTCAGCTGATCCTGGACCTGGGACTCAGCTGA